Proteins encoded in a region of the Tachyglossus aculeatus isolate mTacAcu1 chromosome 25, mTacAcu1.pri, whole genome shotgun sequence genome:
- the SOX17 gene encoding LOW QUALITY PROTEIN: transcription factor SOX-17 (The sequence of the model RefSeq protein was modified relative to this genomic sequence to represent the inferred CDS: inserted 2 bases in 1 codon; deleted 1 base in 1 codon), translating into MSSPDAGYASDDQRQARCALPMMMPAALGPCPWADSLSPLGEAKAKGEAAGAAAGGGGGGGARAKAEARIRRPMNAFMVWAKDERKRLAQQNPDLHNAELSKMLGKSWKALSLSEKRPFVEEAERLRVQHMQDHPNYKYRPRRRKQVKRLKRVDGGGFLHGIPDPPGPGLGPDGRGPVDSLALHYHDQGYGPPGPLPPALGHYRDCQGLSGPPFDGYPLPTPEASPLDGVEADPAFFAASLQGDCPPAPYGYPDPPPVPXPRPDPPAHGLPGLLGPASPMHVYYGQVGPAPSGGGRAYPLQAPAGPGQPSPPPDTLPCREGLDPAPPAELLGDLDRTEFEQYLHFVCKPDLGLPYAPHDGSLALPDGHGALSSVVSDASSAVYYCNYPDV; encoded by the exons ATGAGCAGCCCGGATGCGGGCTACGCCAGTGACGACCAGAGGCAGGCCAGGTGCGCGCTGCCCATGATGATGCCCGCCGCCCTGGGCCCCTGCCCCTGGGCCgactccctcagccccctcggGGAGGCCAAGGCCAAGGGGGAGgccgcgggggcggcggcggggggcggcggcggcgggggggcccGGGCCAAGGCCGAGGCCCGCATCCGACGGCCCATGAACGCCTTCATGGTGTGGGCCAAGGACGAGCGCAAGAGGCTGGCACAGCAGAACCCGGACCTCCACAACGCCGAACTGAGCAAGATGCTGG gGAAGTCGTGGAAGGCGCTGTCGCTGTCGGAGAAGCGTCCGTTCGTGGAGGAGGCGGAGCGGCTGCGGGTTCAACACATGCAGGACCACCCCAACTACAAATACCGGCCTCGGCGGCGCAAGCAAGTGAAGCGGCTGAAGCGGGTGGACGGCGGCGGGTTCCTGCACGGCATCCCCGACCCTccgggcccgggcctgggccccGACGGCCGCGGGCCGGTGGACAGCCTCGCCCTCCATTACCACGACCAGGGCTAC GGCCCCCCCGGCCCGTTGCCCCCGGCCCTGGGCCACTATCGCGACTGCCAGGGCCTGTCGGGGCCTCCCTTCGACGGctaccccctgcccaccccggaGGCGTCCCCGCTGGACGGCGTGGAGGCCGACCCGGCCTTCTTCGCCGCCTCCCTGCAGGGGGACTGTCCGCCGGCGCCCTACGGCTACCCCGACCCCCCGCCGGTCCC CCCCCGGCCGGACCCTCCGGCCCACGGCCTACCGGGCCTGCTGGGCCCCGCCAGCCCAATGCACGTCTACTACGGCCAGGTGGGGCCCGCCCCGTCCGGGGGCGGCCGGGCCTACCCGCTGCAggccccggccgggcccggccagccctcccctcctccggacACGCTCCCCTGCCGGGAAGGACTGGACCCGGCCCCTCCGGCCGAACTCCTGGGAGACCTGGACCGGACCGAGTTCGAGCAGTACCTGCACTTCGTCTGCAAACCCGATTTGGGACTGCCCTACGCGCCCCACGACGGCAGCCTCGCCCTCCCGGACGGCCACGGGGCCCTCTCCTCCGTCGTGTCGGACGCCAGCTCCGCGGTATATTACTGCAACTATCCCGACGTCTAG